One genomic window of Syntrophorhabdaceae bacterium includes the following:
- the dinB gene encoding DNA polymerase IV: MSKIILCVDMDAFFASVEQQVNSALQGKPIAVTGAGERTVITTSSYEARAYGVKTGMTPAKAKKLCPHIIFVVGNFTKYDEVCARLQEICQRFTPDVETYSIDEMFLDITRSHHLFGGPLELAKTIKKTVKQELGITCTIGIGPNVPIAKLASDIAKPDGLRWIDKDEVPSVLDTLPVRKLWGIGSHTEEKLSLMGITTCGQLGAHPLSLLTKRFGVLGAELKALGQGLLERPIEATTPDPKSIGHSRTFSHDMWKRQDIEREILRLSEMVGRRARKYGFKGRKITLTIRYNDFKTFSRQTTLSDHTNDTRIIYKAALSILDTLRLRTSVRLLGVSLSSFGSSTQPSLFGESGSKHRQDLLHAMDTVNEKFGDRKITWASAATEEETHGVISPSWRPSGVRKSDGSR; encoded by the coding sequence GTGTCTAAGATTATCCTCTGCGTCGACATGGACGCCTTCTTTGCATCCGTGGAACAGCAGGTCAACTCTGCTCTTCAGGGTAAACCCATTGCCGTAACCGGCGCCGGGGAGCGGACCGTCATCACCACCTCTTCCTACGAGGCACGAGCCTATGGCGTAAAAACAGGCATGACACCTGCGAAAGCCAAGAAGCTCTGCCCGCACATTATCTTCGTTGTGGGTAACTTCACAAAATATGATGAGGTCTGTGCCCGGCTACAGGAGATCTGTCAGCGCTTCACCCCTGATGTGGAAACATACTCCATCGATGAGATGTTTCTCGATATCACAAGGTCCCATCACTTATTCGGGGGCCCGCTCGAGCTCGCGAAAACCATCAAGAAGACGGTTAAGCAAGAGCTTGGTATAACCTGTACCATAGGGATTGGCCCCAATGTGCCGATCGCCAAGCTTGCAAGCGATATTGCAAAGCCGGATGGTCTCAGATGGATTGATAAAGACGAGGTCCCTTCCGTCCTCGATACGCTGCCGGTAAGAAAACTCTGGGGTATCGGCTCTCATACGGAAGAGAAGCTATCCTTAATGGGTATCACGACCTGCGGGCAATTGGGTGCTCACCCCCTGTCTCTTCTCACAAAAAGGTTTGGGGTCCTCGGCGCGGAGCTCAAGGCCTTAGGTCAAGGACTCCTTGAGCGCCCCATAGAGGCGACCACCCCTGATCCAAAGTCCATAGGACACAGCAGGACCTTTTCTCATGATATGTGGAAGCGACAAGACATCGAACGGGAGATCCTCCGCTTAAGTGAGATGGTTGGCCGCCGAGCACGAAAATACGGCTTTAAAGGCAGAAAAATCACCCTCACCATACGGTATAATGATTTCAAGACGTTCTCCAGGCAGACGACCCTGTCCGATCATACGAATGATACCCGCATTATTTACAAGGCGGCCCTCTCTATCCTCGATACCTTACGTCTTCGCACGAGCGTACGGCTTCTCGGGGTGAGCCTCTCATCCTTCGGGAGCAGTACGCAGCCCTCACTCTTTGGTGAGTCCGGCTCAAAGCACCGGCAAGACCTGCTCCACGCGATGGACACGGTAAACGAGAAGTTCGGTGACCGGAAGATCACCTGGGCGTCTGCCGCCACCGAGGAAGAGACTCATGGGGTTATTTCCCCTTCGTGGCGGCCGTCCGGCGTGAGGAAAAGTGATGGCAGTCGGTGA